The proteins below come from a single Serinus canaria isolate serCan28SL12 chromosome 6, serCan2020, whole genome shotgun sequence genomic window:
- the NANOS1 gene encoding nanos homolog 1, with protein sequence MEAFPGTKLEQHRHLPPVECLPGARYGGRSHSACGNVFNSWNDYLGLATLITKAVRPGKGFGPEPPSVVVAAAVPPAEEEEEEEEEEEEAAGPYFEGALDLHDLELCGHHHHHGEGLLEERFAEFSPFPGRGGPAAVVFDCSGEHPGREGSAHAWGGVVVAGRLPAHPRAASRLLKPELQVCVFCRNNKEAVALYTTHILKGPDGRVLCPVLRRYTCPLCGASGDNAHTIKYCPLSKVPAARQLRHARTALGRKGR encoded by the coding sequence ATGGAGGCATTCCCGGGCaccaagctggagcagcaccGGCACCTCCCGCCAGTGGAGTGCCTGCCGGGCGCCCGCTACGGCGGCCGGAGCCACAGCGCCTGCGGGAACGTCTTCAACTCCTGGAACGACTACCTGGGGCTGGCCACGCTCATCACCAAGGCCGTGCGGCCCGGCAAGGGCTTCGGCCCCGAGCCCCCCTCCGTGGTGGTGGCGGCCGCCGTGCCGCCggccgaggaggaggaggaagaggaggaggaggaggaagaggcgGCGGGGCCGTACTTCGAGGGCGCGCTGGACTTGCACGACCTGGAGCTGTGCGGGCATCACCACCACCACGGcgaggggctgctggaggagcgCTTCGCTGAGTTCAGCCCCTTTCCCGggcgcggcggccccgccgccgtGGTGTTCGACTGCTCGGGGGAGCACCCGGGCCGGGAGGGCTCTGCCCACGCCTGGGGCGGCGTGGTTGTGGCGGGGCGGCTGCCGGCGCACCCGCGGGCCGCCTCCCGCCTGCTCAAGCCCGAGCTGCAGGTCTGCGTCTTCTGCCGGAACAACAAGGAGGCGGTGGCCCTCTACACCACGCACATCCTCAAGGGACCCGACGGCCGCGTCCTGTGCCCGGTGCTGCGGCGCTACACCTGCCCGCTCTGCGGCGCCAGCGGCGACAATGCCCACACCATCAAGTACTGCCCCCTGTCTAAAGTGCCGGCGGCCCGGCAGCTCCGGCACGCCCGGACCGCGCTGGGCAGGAAGGGCCGCTAG